The Engraulis encrasicolus isolate BLACKSEA-1 chromosome 24, IST_EnEncr_1.0, whole genome shotgun sequence DNA window AGGTGCCTATTTAACTCGATTTTGATAAATTaagtaggctatatagcctactatactaTTAAGTAGGCTATAGTCTACTATACCTTTATGCGTCTTTTGACTTTCACATGTTTGCAATCTAGTGGAGAGGGCCATCATCTCATTTTCTTgatctgtaaacaaacacaaGATTGGGGGGCAATTACTCTGGGAATGCTGTTTGAAGTTGCAACAAAGAGATTCTAGCAGATAGATAAATAAGAGCAATAACCTTACCCAGCTTAGCCTTCGACAGCTCCTTTACTTTCATATCAGTGTCGTTTAACCTGGTCTGCATTTTAGCCATCATAGCCTCTGCCGTTTTCAGTTCAACTTTTTGTGTCAAAAGCGCTACTTTCAGCTCCAATAGAGATACTTGTACATCAGTTGTGGGTTAAGCCGTGCAGGACCATAAAAATAGCAGAAAAGTAGTTAAAGTCTTCATTTTACGCTTgattacaagtttacaagtttacaagtatatttatttaaaaagggacagcatatattaccagcatttaaacaaaaatgctaaatacacaagattatgaggctaatttccatcttttgtttaACAagtttaaaacaaaactaaaaatacacagttatagtacacagttgtaaaattatagagTCAAATATATGTCacttattttaaaaataaatagtacaaaatacaattacaagatacaatacccaaataagttaaagaacagctgccagtagtagcctaactatgagaagttatgttgacagcattgagaatctaaccacaattttaactgtttgctgaatgagtttactgttggcagttctctaattatactgggaattgtgttccaggtgtgagagactctgtaagagaaaacagcctgactaaaagcgcgCTTTCTAAATGgaacagagcaatcacccctggaactggctctggtagcgctatttatactttttgtaataggcctaaatatctgtagaggaggagaggtcaGGCCATGGAGAATTTTATATAGTAAAACTAAATCATTATATTTAATGTACTTATCCTAGtccaaaaacaatgttttttcaGTACTTTACTGTGATGATAAGTTTTGggctttctatccaagattttcagtgcttgtttgtataatgttttaatgatgttccctgctcttctctgcttctatcagtagcgtagcgtagcgtagcgttgCTGGAAGTGGACAAATGAATATGGACTTACTGTATTTCAGAGCTGCAGAATgattgcttaacccattgatgcctaaagcaactGCAAAAaacggctgctgaatgcctaagcccttattGGGGATGTtgccctcagcctttaaaaaCCCAAGtatagcctctgatgcacatgaaaacatgaaataccttacatttaaaccctaagaccctcatcttgcattagaaggtgttcattcattcatgtaacATATCCACAGttttattaaaaaagcaaaaatctcaagagcctgaatgcagtgtatactgtatgtgtgtccagGCATCAAAGGTTagacaacatataggcctacgcgTCTTCAGGCTTCTATCAGTAGCGTAGCGTTGCTCACTGGAAGTGGACAAATATATATGGACTTACTGTATTTCAGAGCTGCAGAATGATTGCTTAATGTACCCAAGTCCATGTTGACTGTGcctgccgtgtgtgtgagtgcgtacgtgcgtgcgtgcgtgtgtgtgtgtgtgtgtgtgtgtgtgtgtgtgtgtgtgtgtgtgtgtgtgtgtgtgtgtgtgtgtgtgtgtgtgtgtgtgtgtgtgcgtgcgcgcatctgCAGATGTATGAACAGTTCATTACTTTCCTTAGACCTGTACTTTCCTTAGTCCTACTTGGGCCTACTTTTTTGCCCACTAAGTTGTGAGCACCTGCTTTTTGTTGAGTAGAAAACCATACAAAACCTATACACAACATTGCACTTTAAACAGTATTATCAGCCTTctaccagttctctctctctctctctctctctctctctctctctctctctctctctctctctctctctctctctctctctctctctctctctctctctatctctctcacacacacacacacacacacacacagaccagcagcGGTGATTGAATTTTAATATGAGAGGTGTAGCTTAACTAACATTGTATGAGCATACCAAAGCCAAGTCTACTATACAGGGTTCAGAGGAGGAGCTGGAGTCAAGCATCCATACaggacacgtgtacacacacacacacacacacacacacacacacacacacacacacacacacacacacacacacacacacacacacacacacacacacacacacacacactggttattTTCCTGCTATCAAGAGATAGGCCTACTCAGCTCCGCGCAGTGTAAGTCCTGGGTGCTTGTCAGTTCCTCAGTGCCGTATAAATGTaccatgttgttttttttattgaccTGCCGTTAATATGATTTATTTTTAATATTGATATATCCACCATGTTTTACAATTTCTTGAATTAAAATTCCAAATGATGTTGgcaatgattatgtcctcgattgtaagtcgctttggttaaaaatcgtctgccaaatgcaatttaattttattttgtcTAGGCCAGACTgaagtcagtaggcctactgctggagCTGTTGAGACGTTTCTATCGCGAGACTTCAATCATTACGTCAGCTGGCCACGCAGTAGATGATCTGTCTGCTGTTGGAAGGAGTGCGGAAAGTCTGTGTGCACCCCAAAAAAGGATTAAAATTACCTGCATTGTCGAGTTTGTGTCATTACAATGTTGTAAGCCACACGAACAGTGATTAGGACAGCAATCTTTCATATCTTACCCCGTCAAATTAAGACTTTTACAGTCTGATAAGATGTCGGAAGGAAACAAAAACACGAACACGGAACCGTGGGGCGGTTTTGATGACAACCTTATTCAGGTAAGGTATTTTGTTCAGAAATGACACATTTGCGTGATTATCGTCAGTGACAATGTTTTGCTCATTACCATGTACTTCTTAGATTTACACGGTGCTCTTGAAATTATGAGTCGGTGTTAGTTTTTTCGATTGCATTTCATAAGCTAGCTAGTTAGCTATTCTATTGCTTACTCTATCAATGACATCCCATACatggtagggtgaccagatttttgtagtctgaaaccgggacactttgtgcgtgactgaaggacaaaatttggcgggcgggtctgggtgTTCTCCCCCAGGagaatttgtattttttagatgcaatttcctgcattctgatcaattttagagggaggaatgacaaattgcaactgactccttcagactttctatacaagcgctggctgccattaactgtggcaggtaaacatgtaatcttttccatatatttaccctgatagacatggcgcaatgtagtgggtggccaaaaccgggacatatttgtgtcccgagagggtttgctcgggtcctgggacacacaactccaaaccgggactgtcccggtcaaaccgggacgtctggtcaccctacataCATGGGCAAACACAAAATTATAACTTGAATAGTCTCGGTTGCGCTGTCTTACTGTTATTTGACAGCTGTTAAAGCAGTTGGAAAAGCATAATTTATGGATGCACATCATGCACATGGTCAAAGGGCAGTGTAACTTGTGTCTAAAATGTGTAGGCCACTAAGTTGGGTGCTTTAGGAAGGTTGCCTTTTTACCATCAccattgaataggcctacatgttgatcCCAAGGAAGggtaaacagggctctaaattatttgATTTTCATCACCAGACTAAATAGCTAGTGGGTGTTTATcttactatccaaacacacactcactcgggtcaaagtggctagcaagttggtctttactaccagccaaattgaaatttcaccagttaatttagagccctggttattatGAACCATGTTAGGAAAAACATGATGTTATGACTGAAAATAGCATTGACCATTTAAAAGAGGTGTTGTAATGTAAGGGAAAAGCCCTGGAATTTGTCCCATCGTAGCATTTGACTCTGGCATTCCCTCATACAGTGCCTTGGCCATTGGGTTCAATGGTTGTGTGATGCtaaccaaatctctctctctctctctctctctctctctctctctctctctctctctctctctctctctctctctctctctctctttctctctctctctctctctctctctctgcctgtctgtctgtctctctgcctgtctgtctgtctctccgcctgcctgtctgtctctcacctgcctgtctgtctctagaGAGGCGGCTCAGCCGTGATCGACATGGAGAACATGGACGACACGTCGGGCTCGAGCTTCGAGGACGTGGGGGAGATGCACCAGCGCAtgaaggacgaggaggaggtgacGGCGGAGGCGGCGGCCaccgaggaggagggggagggggagccgGGCGAGGACGGAGAGTTCCTGGGCATGAAGGGTATCAAGGGTCAGCTGAGCCGGCAGGTGGCCGACGAGGTGAGACACGACACGTGATGTCACTGGATAGGTGGCATGTTGATCTACAGTATTCACATcatgcgtgtacagtatgtgttgcttCCGTGGCATTTCGTGTGAAAACCCCTCTTAATGTCTGAAGAAGGGTTTTCACCCGACAcgtcacagaaaaataaaaaaaaagtggtagcaaaaaaaaaatcctggttgaagctgacttttttctctgtttatttgcATAGACTCTAGAGTATGTCGCCACACTGGCATGAAGTGCTGCTGGTGTCTGagtgactgctgtgttttgtctgtgtgtatcagGTGTGGAGAGCAGGGAAGCGCCAGGCCTCCAAGGCCTTCAACCTGTATGCCAACATTGACATCCTCAGACCTTACTTCGACGTGGAGCCCATGCAGGTCCGCAACAGGTGAGCTCCCTCACACCAAAATACCATTACAGTGCATTTACACTTAGCACATACTGTTATGCAAAGCGAAAAAACAGTTTTAAGGGAAGGGGTAATCCCTGGTGTAGAGGGAAGGGGGTTGATACCTTACTTCAAGGGCCCTTCAACCGTGGATGACGGTGTAGGTTTCCAAGGTCAATAATTATTCAAGAAAAGCTGTCCCACATATTCAAATAGGGGGAAAGCCTCATTGCGTGTCTCAGCTGGGAATAGTCTTTCAATCTGTTAGTCTTTCTGGGTTTGCATGATTTCAAGCGTTTTCCCACTCTGTATCTATAATAAATATAGCTTTTCCTGTGCATGCACTGTAAGTGTGATTATGCATGCAAGTCTTCCTCAAGTTGTATTCACACCTGTCTGACCAATAAAACCTGTTTCCGTAGGTTAATTGAGTCCTTGATTCCAGTTCGAATGATCAACTTTCCGCAGGTAAGTTATGGTATTTCCTTTCAGCGAGTTTGGCTGTGCCAAAAGTGAGGGGTCCCTCCACATTTTTGTGGCTTTTAATATCCTCATTTGTAAGCCTCTTTAGATTAATCTGCTAAAAAGAATCAGCTTTATTGGTCAAATATACTACCGCTACCGCGGACTTTGACTCACATTTGGCATGTAAATAGTACCGGTAATTAAtttcttaatgtaatgtaatgtaatgtaatgagtttgtgcgtgtgcttcCGGACAGAAAGTGGCTGGCGAGCTGTACGGGCCCATGATGCTGGTCTTTACCCTGGTGGCCATCTTGCTCCATGGCATGAAGACGTCTGGCACAGTCATCGTAAGTGACAACCACCTGTGTCTCCTACCTGGTATgctgcaggggtgctgacagctttggcctggcccgaGATAAAataatcttaaagggccccccattcaatatatacaatgtaatgaggacccgatgctgacccaggacaactgacccctttgtcccccctgttggcttccctgttttAGACAGAGCATTACAGGGAAGCAGAaataacaacacaaacatttactATATGCAATGAAATCACATAAAAATCAAATGAAATGCTTGAAAATCAAATTATAATATCAGGTCTGCTCTTGATGTTGATCTACCTGCACTGTATttactttgtttttttgtcatgatgatgatgatgatgaaaatgtgtgtgtgtccgtttgctcgctcctgacacagagagagggcaCCCTGATGGGGACGGCCATCGGCACGTGTTTCGGCTACTGGCTGGGCGTGTCCTCCTTCATCTACTTCCTGGCCTACCTCTGTAACGCCCAGATCACCATGCTGCAGATGCTCTCGCTATTGGTGGGTTACTGCACAGGATATGGCATCACACTGCACAGGATCTCACAGTTGAGCAGCACTTATCGAAttagtgggcatttctcaaaacctagtgcagtgcacttctaagtgtatcagcctaattactcacgcccagtgattggatactgttttcgtgaactctacggaatatccaatcactgggtgtgactaattaggctgatacacttggaagtgcactgcactaggttttgagaaatgcccagttaATCTCTTCGACTcttatttggctacaatggcaACTATCCTCTGATTGGCTATTTAATTTGACAGCTCAAATGTAATGGACAGCTGCTCAAAAGATCAATAGCTGAGCCCGAAGCAGTCGTCTCACATGGATTGCCTACCACAGGCTCGGATTACCAGTGGCTGTTTTTGCCGTGAAATGAAATGGCCAATTGTAGGAGAGCCGTATAGAAGCCGTTTGCAAGTATACAgatctttttgaaaacgcataggttttggccttccgtttacacGTAAAGAGTTTTAACATCCACATATCAAGaatccggctttaaaaatatcccatttatagGGGGCtaaacgcacctgttacaatggagtttttatttttatccacatgttgcgtttacatgtaaacagatgaAAAAAACTATCCACTTCTATGAATACCTGGATACGTGTAAGCAGCACCTCAGAGGTGAGGAACGCCTCCTGGGATTGGCAAATTCGTGAGAGGTGACAAGATTAATGCATGAGCAATATTTGCATTACATTGAAGATCAAAGTCAAATTTGGCTTTTGATTTTTTTAATATGAACCTCAACCTTTGTGAATACTTGCGATTACTTTGAGTTCAACAAAGGAGGTCTTAATTTCTTTCTGGGAAAGAATTGAATATTTGTATAATTCTGTGTCCACTTATATATTTTACTGGCATTTATCTGTTAGCTGGTGGAAATTTCCATTTCTGA harbors:
- the yipf3 gene encoding protein YIPF3: MSEGNKNTNTEPWGGFDDNLIQRGGSAVIDMENMDDTSGSSFEDVGEMHQRMKDEEEVTAEAAATEEEGEGEPGEDGEFLGMKGIKGQLSRQVADEVWRAGKRQASKAFNLYANIDILRPYFDVEPMQVRNRLIESLIPVRMINFPQKVAGELYGPMMLVFTLVAILLHGMKTSGTVIREGTLMGTAIGTCFGYWLGVSSFIYFLAYLCNAQITMLQMLSLLGYGLFSHCVVLFVTYSVHFHSLFYLLWLVIGGLSTLRMVAVLISRTVGQTPRLILCGTLAALHMLFLLYLHFAYHKIVEGILDTLEGPAMPPIQRVARDLPNTVTVLNATMKGLTAGATAILTQ